The Drosophila sulfurigaster albostrigata strain 15112-1811.04 chromosome 3, ASM2355843v2, whole genome shotgun sequence genomic sequence GATCCACCTATCGATCACTTGGGGGCGTCACCAGCAATGCTGCCTCATTTAAGGTGCACGAGGATTACGACAGCAGCACCAAGATCAACGACATTGGCATTGTGAAGCTCCAAACGAAGCTGACCCTGGGCACCAACATCAAAGCCATCGCGTTGGCAACCACAGCTCCTCAACATGGAGCTGCCGCCAGTTGCTCTGGCTGGGGATCAACTTCCTATGCTGGCAACTCCTACTCCGCCAAGCTCCTGTACATCGACACTAGCATTGTGGGACGCACGGAGTGTGCCAGCTCCAGCTATAGCTACGGTTCTAAAATCAAGGACACGATGATTTGTGCGGCGGCCAGCAACAAGGATGCTTGCCAGGGAGACTCCGGTGGACCGCTTGTATCAGGTGGCAAACTGGTCGGCATTGTCTCTTGGGGCACAAACTGCGCATTGGCAAAGTACCCGGGTGTATATGCGGATGTGGCCAAGCTCAGTGCCTGGGTGACTAAACAGTTGTAGTTTGACTGGCTTGAACTTTGAGCTTTAGAAGCAATCTTCCGTTCTTAGGCATGATTGTGATAAGagaataatatatacatataagttcAGTAAATAATTCTGATAAGTTGCACGGATGTTATGCAATCTAAACTtacaaaacattaaaatgaatCATTGTGATCTTACTCACTAAAAATTGTTGGAGAACAATTGCTATAATATGCTTTTAGTTCGTGaatcaaatgaataaaaataggTCGCATTTTTGAATTGGTTCAAAGAaacgtaaatattttataaatttgaaattcaaatttattgaaaattttattttatttttcaaggCTGGTTAATTTGATTGACACGCTTCTGACTTTTACATGTAAATTTgtggtttatttaaattccataCTAGTGAATACTAGAAAAATATAGCCAAATATTGaacaaaattcatatttgaGAAATTTCATTGATTGGAGTTCCACTATAAACATGATGTGAGCTTATGCATCATTTCCTCAACTTATAGTTGACGACAAAGACGTTAGTATTTCAAATTACTACCTAACAAAGCGATCAAAAACcataaaatctaaaaaatatgGTATtcttgtaaaaatataccaaattaatataccgagaatcacaaaaaatatgcagaaatttataaagtttcctattatttggaaatatatttttaaatatttttaaagcaaaaagaaaacaatttttatttttgtatgcttttatttttctaaagttgaaatagtttataaactttaaagctttaattatatacaaatactaaaagtaaatGATTATCTTAgaagtaacaaaaaaacaaaggcaaTTCTTTAAAGTCTAAACTTTAGCAGCATTCCAAGTTTCGAAATCTTGAAATCAAGTAACCTGAGAACCTTACTCACCTTCGTATTCCTTACGCTTGCTGCGTAGGAAAGAAGTAGTCATACGTAGGCCGCGAGCTGCATTCGATAGAATTGATGCCTTCGAATCCTTGCGATTACGAGCTTTGTGCCTGCCACTATTGTCGGCACCTCCGATGGGCTGGCAGGAGGAGAGTGTGCCGGCGATGGAGTCGGATTGTGGTGTCACCGGCGTATTCGGGGTATCGGAATCGATGAAACCGAGATTGCTATTGGCACTGTTAAGGTGTATGCTCGTATGACTGAGGACAGGCAGTTTGCCACTTAAAGATGCCGCGAGCTGCTCATCCAAGCCGTTGGTCGACTCACGTTGCGTGAGATGCTCTAGAGATTCAAAGTCTCGATTAACAGCCGGCGGCATCGAGTGTCGAAACCATGACTCCTGACGATGCTGTGCCGCTCGTTGTTGGCGGCGTCGCTGGCTGGCAATGCTGGGATTGCAGCTTGAGGTCGTGTTGGTTCTGTTGAGTTCGATGgagatgatgttgctgttgttgttgctgttgctgttgcggctgGCATCCGGGCTATGACCGGACATCTCGACTAATCACTAAGGCACTTGGTACAAAATTCACTTGggtgttttgattttatattgaggagtaaatatcataaatagtTTCGCAAGGCAccttattttgttgtttgtcttgttCATTCATCGGTTATTACATAATAATATCAGTTATGTAAGGAGCTCATTTTCGGATTATTCACAAAGAGTTACGCTCGAGAATGAAAACAACCTTGAACATATTGTTTGACATGCGTTGAGAACTAAAACAACTGACAGCCCCAAACGGCAGCTCTTTTACGCCGCCCATAACTAATATATTGTAGTATGGTTATAGTACAATATAGTATAGTCGTAGtacaattatttgaaataaaagcaatgaCAGTTTTCAACAACTTGCacaaaacatcaaaaattcattcattcgttGTAGCTGAAAATCATGGTGCTTGTTGTCTGTCGACACGCatatgcattaaaacaaaacatactAAGTACATCTATCTCTATTTTAGACGAACCGACAATAGTATAATTGTTTGACAGGTCACTAGATAGGtaactatgtatatatctCAGTAATGTACAATGTGTAACAATTTGAACAATTTAAGGTAAATGCACAAATTTAAAGTCAAAGAAAGCCTTCAAATTATCGAACTGATTGTAGTTAGCGGGCTGCCAGTCAAGCACGCCCAACTTCATTGCCAACTTGGCTCCGCAGTGTCTGAAGATACACCTCCTActgttacagttacagttacagttacagagatacagatacagatacatttacacAACTATTTCAATTCGATATAAACTCAACTTGGGGGCACTCAAGAACAAAGTTGTTTGCATTCATAACTAATAAGTTCGGGATGTGTTGCGATTCTCCGCGTTTCATTTGCGTGGCTCAACTTGTTTGTTGTATAttcgataataataatcacGCGCAAAAACGGTTTAAAAATGCGTCCACAACgtgcaaaagccaaaagccaactGTGGACAGTCCGCATGAAACGAAGGAACATCGGCTAAAGCACTGCTAGTCAATATTTCGTGCTTCGGTTTACTTTACGAAGCTCACAGCTGAAAGTTGTCAACGACGAGCTGGGCGGAAGCAAGTGTTCTCGTACTATTGTAtgaaacaaatacaaattgtatggTAAATAGACGAAACGCACAAGATAGTTTCTTTAAAAGACCCTTGCAATAGAGTATTATCATCCCAttcaaagcaacaacaacaaacacacagtaaaacaataaaaaaaaacgattacATCCAATATTAAGTCGATATGCAACTGGCACAAACattcaaatgtatttaactttagttagttcaatttatttatttatctatttaaaaaacatttcctCCCCCATTTAAATGCCGCAATTTCCATTTCGCTTGCAAACATATTTCACTTTAGGAAACCGGAATATAACATGGCCCATTAGCTCAGCTGGTTAGAGCGTCGTGCTAATAACGCGAAGGTCGCGGGTTCGATCCCCCCATGGGCCaagtatctttttttttatttactattattacttttttcttaATCGTAGTTCTTAATTTTCATctataaacacaaaatatatatatatgaaggCTCGATCAAAAGCATTTGCATTGAATGCAAGTCGGCACACAAACAAAGACGGTATTGTAAATGGCGTACACATATAAATGTTGCCGCTAAACAATCTTATCTTTAAAAGTAGCCACTAATacttcaaatttgtattaagaTATTTGAAAATAGATTCATCGTCTATATTACCAATTTGGTATAGGGAAATAAGAGTTTTAAGGCGTTATGAatcatttaaacaaaattaaccCGCTTTCACGCTGCCACAAACATTGACACATTAGACAAGTAAATAGTTTAAATGTTTACTCACGAGTACGCAAAAGTGCTGCAAATTCATTGCGGGAGcggcgttgttgttgattttgtgaAGAATTGGAAGTCGCATCCTCTTCTTGAATACGGTAACGTGACACCATGTGTATGTTATTATATTGTAGTTCTAATGTAGGTAAGAGTTCGGTGCAACTagtgaaaacaacaacacagaaacaaaagcagaaTCACGCGCAATAACGGCAGTATAAAACTAATATCATTATAGCACAAGCTCTTTGTTTGCCTACTATCTTTTATTAATTAGTCCACACATCTATGTCTTGTTGAatcataaaattgtaaaaatgatAAGCGAAAACAAAccgcaacaaacacacacgcgcgcGGAAAACGCAAATgtaaacacacacgcattcagcattaaatacaaaatgtaatataacATAGCGTATGTTATTAACAGTAACagattaaaatttgtttaaaactaattttgtaattttaacgAAAATATTCTATGATAATTaagaaattgtatattttattttattttatgcatttttgttattattttttcgtaaAAGTGGCCAtggaaaatttattatttgcctAACAGCACCTGAAAAGCTTATAATTTTATCGAAAATTGCGAAAACAGAGCTTTAACAGACACAGCTGTTCGTTAACATAAACTATGaccaatatttttgtttcaaaatgcacaaattaaaaatatttaagtgcaTAGTGTACGAATTACGTTATAGTACAATTAtagtacaaatattttatattttatttaaatatataaataaaaggaaGTAGACGGGAAACCTTACAAGTACTGCCAATCTGGCAACgctaagcaaataaaatgccatCGAAACGTTACATTTAAATGCTTGCGTCCCTGCCTAATCTATAATCGCATATAAATAGTAACATTCTAATAAGACAAAAAccagaaatattttgtttaaaacgatttacaatgaattttatttatcggATCATGGTACAAAACTTAAGTCTAGTAATCTTCttgacaacaaatttgtaCAGATTATACATAATTGTACAGAAGAATATTATTTGAGAACAAGCAGAtcataatattatttctatgTCCGTTCCGATTGTAAACTGGAAACGATATTCATGGCGAATTCGGGAAATAAATAAGAAGTATTAGGATAATtgattaaagaaaacaaattaatagaTTAGTCTCATATTATCGTTAATTTGATATGGCAAGATGGCATTTGTAGTGATATAGTTTAATTTACTACCGAGGAGCGAAATGTGTTCATGCAACATATGAATGTAATTAGTTTACTTTTCTGAATTGTTAGTGTTGTGCTTATTgtctactatatatgtatgtatttatagtCATTCAATATGAACGAAGGTTTCTGGTGAATACAGTACCAGTTAGGTTTAGATGTCAGTATATTAAAAGGGTATAGATATTCttgcatatattattttacattttattttatacagtCTTAGGAAAATgcaagtattattatttagattAATAACTCGTTGCGCAAGTAACTTTCACATGAGGTAATTTACAAAGAACATAAAAGGGAAATAATAGTagtaaaatagtaaaatacaggtaaatagtaaatttgtgagatattaacaaaatgaacatttgtcaatttgtggACGATTTTCATGGCGATGATAATGTTATGGTTGTGCTtcgatcaaataaaatgttataacACGTTTTCCATGTTCGAACGAACATTGCGCAGTACATTGTGGGTTTTAAGTATTTGATTCTTGATGTCTTTTTCAACCTGTGCTTTAGCTTTGTTAACCGCACACAATCTTTTATAGGTGTCTTCAAATGAACGTTTGGTGTGCAGTAATTTACGTTTCAATTCGGCCATTTCTTTTTCTACCTTTGCACAGTCGTGAACTATTGTTATTTGTCCCACAGATGATGCTGCAGCAGCCTCCGAGTCAGGCGACGAATCtgtcaaatttataattgctttttttaattttctcgTTTGTTGTATGAAATGAAGACAACTTACCTTCTTTTAAGTCCATATTATCGGTGTCTTCATTATTTGCAGTAAGCTCCACAGTCTTAAGTAGTGCCCGCTGGGCATTTGATAGTTCCACGCTTACACCTCGGCCCACATCGCTCTCAATGCCCAAATCCGGTGATGGGTTGTTAATACGTCCAGCAGCCGCTGAACTAGATGGAACGTTGGCTTTATTATTGGCCAATTGTAATGGGACCTCCTCAGATGTGTAGCCCGATTGGGAGGCATCGATGCTATTGATACGACTACATTGAggatattgttgctgctgttgctgcagtctTTGCTCGTCCTGCAGCAATGTCAGCTGCACCTTCATTTCATCCAAACGTTTCTCTAGCTGTAGTTTGTCGTTATATGCTTTTGTACGTTCCACGATTGCTTTGGAGGCTTGTAAAGTGCTCTCGTCGACTTCTTTTTTGAGTGAACGTGCAGTCAGCTCATTTTCTACAAGCATTTGCTTAAGTTCCTTTTCACTTTCTTGGTAGAACTCCACAGAACGCTGCAACTCGATAATTTGTGTCTTAACCTCCTCATACTTGGTCAATGCCACCCAGTTTCGAGCCAACTCTTCTTGCTGCAGCTTTTGCAGTTCCTCCAAGCGCTGCGCTGCTTCACGTTGGTATTGGGTTAATTCAGCGTGAGCTCTTTCAAGACTTGCAGTATTCTCTTCGTCCATTTCTGCAATTTTTTGCTGTGCTTCCTTCAGTTCAAGTTCAGTGATCTGTGCATCAGCACGTAACGTATTTTGCGCCAATTGCAGCTGATCGATCTGCTGTGTCTTCTGTTCAATTAGTTGCTGCAGCTCAACTATTTCTCTATCATCCTGACTGCCAATGGCCTGTAGATCAGCGATCAAAGTTTCGTTTTGTGCGCGCAGCTTTTCCAACTGTTGAGTTACTTCAATGACACGCAACTGTTCCTGCTTCAAACGATTGTCCGCATCTACCAATTGGCATTGTGCTTGCAATATACGTTCATCGCGCTGTGCTATCAGAGACTCGAGCTGCGTGATTTTCTCACTATTGCGACTGCGCTCCTGCTTTAGGGAATTCACTGAGCAGGCGTGTCCTTCGCTATCGGATTCACTGCGATGTTTTTCAGCGTATACGAAACTGCTGGAGGTATCTTCTAGTCCAATACGGGCCAAGGACACCTTGCGGTCAGGCTCTGACCATGCTTCCGATTCGCTCTGATtgtcctgctgttgttgtggcaatgGCAGCGAACGTCGCTCCTTGCGCAACTGTCCATCCGACTTGAGAAGCTTGTTTTCTTGCTTTACTGTTGCGGTTCCGCAAGCATTTATCTCTTCGTGTGAGTTATAAGTACGATTGCATTCATCAGCCTCAGTATACAATATCTCGGAGAGTTTGCTTAGCTGTGCCAGACTCTGATCAGCCAATGAAACGCCCGTTACGGACAAAGTCATGTTCAGGCTCTTCGACAAGTCCAAACTGCGATCAATTGCGCGACGCATTGCATGACGACGATCAGCAGCCAAAACACCCAAGACATCCTTGTGTTTAAGCAGCGAGTTGAGGAAACCTGCGAGTTCCTCCAGACGATTTGTGAGAACACTGCAAACATCAGCACACTCAAGCCGCCATTTGTTTGCGCTCTCCACATCGGCTTGCATGGCGTGCAGGTCGTGGCGTAGCTGTGAAATCAAGGCATCGTTCTGCTGCATCTCGTTCAGACGATGAAGCAGCACATCGGCTTTTTGTTGCAACAACTTGTTGCGCTTCACAGCTTTCACGTAATCCGCTTCCGAAAAGGAGTGCTGCAACTCAGCGCCTGTTGTTGAGTCCTCTCCTGAATGGTCCACAGACTGCTGATGACTGACGAGCTTGGTGAGTCGCTCTACCTCACGATTCTTCTCCCACAGTTCTTTGTTAACAAGATTCTGCAAGTTAGCGGTCTTCTTCTTCACCTCCGATTGCAGTTGCTTAATGAGTTCGTCCTGTTCCAGAATCTGCAGCTCATAACGTTGTTTCAGGCTGTGTGAGATGTCCTCAGTGCACGTCTCAGTATCACTCAGAGAATGACGCTGTGCGGATGGTGGTTGGTTCTgcgaaataaatacaattaacatatacatatatatttgattgcCATAAAAGTCTATTTACCAATTGCGTCTGCTTCATGCGCTTGATCTCGCTCTCCTGACTGTTCAGTTTCTGCATCAGCTTTTGAATCGTGCGACAAGCTTTCTCATGGACCCGTTCGCGTTCAGCCAATTTCTCTTGGGCATCCTGTAGCTCGCATATCTTATCGGCCAACTGAATGCGAAGCTTGGGCGTGGAATCATCctaaaaattagaaattggccattttattttgatatagtacaattgaaaatatatagttttagGATGGCAACCAACATTAACGTAAAATCTGGCATCTCTATTTTGAATAGCTCCCAATAGAGGAGAGGCAGTCTAATActagttatttttatatgtccCCTATACACAGCTTATCAAAAGTGAACAGTGATAAATTAAAGTGATTCATTCCAGAAATGTAcgtacaaaattttttttgcgattTATTTAGCTTTTGATTCAACCATTTCATAACGTTAAATTTTATCCATGAATTACCCAAGAATACTGCTGTCCCTAAATGCTAACAATATTAACTTAGAACTGCAAAACGGATCCATGGAGACACACATTCGAATACGTTTGAGTTGGACACAGCGCACTGTCGCACACCTGCGCCACTCTGGATTTCGGGATTTCGGGCATCGTCACAGACAGTGGGCAGTGGTGCGCTTTTGGCCGGAAACACAGATTGGCGCATCGATGAACACAGTGCTGCTATTTGATCGATTGACAACTTGGCAACTTGGGGAGGAATATAGGGT encodes the following:
- the LOC133844621 gene encoding trypsin delta; translation: MFGKALITILALLATAQSATIPYGLIAEQEGRIVGGTPTTITAHPWQVSMQRSGVHFCGGSLISSTVVVTAAHCLLKVTVATLRVRAGSTYRSLGGVTSNAASFKVHEDYDSSTKINDIGIVKLQTKLTLGTNIKAIALATTAPQHGAAASCSGWGSTSYAGNSYSAKLLYIDTSIVGRTECASSSYSYGSKIKDTMICAAASNKDACQGDSGGPLVSGGKLVGIVSWGTNCALAKYPGVYADVAKLSAWVTKQL
- the LOC133845795 gene encoding centrosomin, coding for MDQDQSKQNPRDVHDSDAMCTSSLKEISLIETMTSFLAENGAAEVDPRVLKSLAEALSKRINDTSPGGIQDATLENSYTSFDAGRAPGGIHSPLQGRSMRELEEQMSTLRKENFNLKLRIYFMEESQQGVRGKNTDESLAKQLIDSKIEIEVLRKRVDEKTELLKDAARAITQHEEIQKRSDIESQSMIEQMQQYIHQLESSAKQKATRKSLDVLSSEKLKSLEDQVLKLENALMEADLRETECNKQLDAMGSALADRQENLAACEAKIEELAIKNAELVEQLEKETEADAMDDSTPKLRIQLADKICELQDAQEKLAERERVHEKACRTIQKLMQKLNSQESEIKRMKQTQLVNRLLWQSNIYVSPSAQRHSLSDTETCTEDISHSLKQRYELQILEQDELIKQLQSEVKKKTANLQNLVNKELWEKNREVERLTKLVSHQQSVDHSGEDSTTGAELQHSFSEADYVKAVKRNKLLQQKADVLLHRLNEMQQNDALISQLRHDLHAMQADVESANKWRLECADVCSVLTNRLEELAGFLNSLLKHKDVLGVLAADRRHAMRRAIDRSLDLSKSLNMTLSVTGVSLADQSLAQLSKLSEILYTEADECNRTYNSHEEINACGTATVKQENKLLKSDGQLRKERRSLPLPQQQQDNQSESEAWSEPDRKVSLARIGLEDTSSSFVYAEKHRSESDSEGHACSVNSLKQERSRNSEKITQLESLIAQRDERILQAQCQLVDADNRLKQEQLRVIEVTQQLEKLRAQNETLIADLQAIGSQDDREIVELQQLIEQKTQQIDQLQLAQNTLRADAQITELELKEAQQKIAEMDEENTASLERAHAELTQYQREAAQRLEELQKLQQEELARNWVALTKYEEVKTQIIELQRSVEFYQESEKELKQMLVENELTARSLKKEVDESTLQASKAIVERTKAYNDKLQLEKRLDEMKVQLTLLQDEQRLQQQQQQYPQCSRINSIDASQSGYTSEEVPLQLANNKANVPSSSAAAGRINNPSPDLGIESDVGRGVSVELSNAQRALLKTVELTANNEDTDNMDLKEDSSPDSEAAAASSVGQITIVHDCAKVEKEMAELKRKLLHTKRSFEDTYKRLCAVNKAKAQVEKDIKNQILKTHNVLRNVRSNMENVL